A genomic window from Parvularcula sp. LCG005 includes:
- a CDS encoding DUF3768 domain-containing protein: protein MQNEESRASTHAQKAQAIATLNDRFRSRLHIPVFGRPDVPGTFLLTSGITQLSPLAQVDILARVRGFDSFTEDNDPYGEHDFGSLDHAEAGKVFWKIDYYADDSCMYGSEHPEDPSSSYRVLTIMLASEY from the coding sequence ATGCAAAACGAAGAAAGCCGCGCTTCAACCCACGCCCAGAAAGCTCAGGCGATCGCAACACTCAATGACCGGTTCCGGTCCCGGCTTCATATTCCCGTATTCGGCAGACCCGATGTTCCGGGGACGTTTCTGCTGACCTCCGGCATCACACAACTCTCACCACTGGCTCAAGTCGACATACTGGCCAGGGTACGCGGATTTGACAGTTTTACGGAGGATAATGATCCATATGGCGAGCACGATTTTGGCTCTCTGGATCATGCGGAAGCCGGGAAAGTGTTCTGGAAGATCGACTACTATGCCGATGACAGCTGCATGTATGGCAGCGAGCATCCGGAAGACCCGAGCAGCTCGTACCGGGTCCTAACCATCATGCTAGCAAGTGAATATTGA
- a CDS encoding type IV secretory system conjugative DNA transfer family protein, whose product MSFPLLPRVDPDDPSDGQEALATAGFLASSVAQRAFGITNLDDARDRIILGRSGNRIIGYTDDRHLVTLAGSRSGKGVSQIIPNLLHYGGSAVVIDPKGENASITARFRAKVLGQKVVVLDPFRVAHVPEELRGRLNFFGYIDPDDPEVVDDASGLADAFMVNTDERDAHWHETARAYLKALILWIASSAPDQYRTPFHLQDLAFRGLAESEGQQPSLDLLLDYMAAEEGFGGAVSSIATMMIDMGERERGSVLSTARRNVEFLQTGPMAVCLSGSTFDLKDLRLPQGMTIYLVLPEWRLAAHARWLRLMITLSLQTLQRTPASDESLPVLFLMDEFATLGKLQAIERAASYIAGFKVKLWSILQDLGQLKDIYPKRWETFIGNAGMVTAFANTDLTTLKYLSEKLDDTEVLRVRESVNVSITTADTHAGLAKLLASVGADKSGSMPMFGAESHQTGGGAQNSYSPELVRSRLMLPDEIARYFGRRNHPESDYALCLPAGLRPMRLQKLRYFADEPFRSRATPLA is encoded by the coding sequence ATGAGTTTTCCGCTTCTGCCGCGTGTCGATCCTGACGATCCGAGTGATGGCCAGGAGGCTCTTGCCACGGCGGGGTTTCTGGCCTCGTCCGTGGCGCAGCGGGCGTTCGGCATCACAAATCTGGATGATGCCCGCGACCGCATCATTCTGGGCAGGAGCGGCAACCGCATTATCGGTTATACGGATGATCGCCATCTGGTGACTTTGGCGGGATCGCGCTCCGGTAAAGGCGTCTCGCAGATCATCCCTAACCTGCTGCATTACGGCGGCTCGGCTGTCGTGATTGATCCCAAGGGGGAGAATGCCAGCATCACGGCGCGCTTTCGCGCGAAAGTTTTAGGGCAAAAAGTCGTCGTCCTCGATCCCTTCCGGGTTGCGCATGTGCCTGAAGAGCTTCGCGGAAGGCTGAACTTCTTTGGCTATATTGATCCCGACGATCCTGAAGTTGTTGATGACGCCAGCGGCCTGGCCGACGCCTTTATGGTCAACACGGATGAGCGCGATGCCCATTGGCACGAAACTGCCCGGGCTTACCTGAAAGCGCTCATCCTGTGGATCGCCTCGAGCGCGCCAGATCAATACCGCACGCCGTTCCACCTGCAGGATCTGGCGTTCAGAGGGCTGGCTGAAAGCGAAGGTCAGCAGCCGTCTCTCGACCTGCTGCTTGATTATATGGCGGCAGAAGAAGGCTTTGGCGGGGCGGTCTCCTCGATTGCGACCATGATGATTGATATGGGAGAGCGTGAGAGAGGCTCGGTCCTTTCCACTGCGCGCCGCAATGTCGAGTTCCTTCAGACAGGCCCGATGGCTGTGTGTCTTTCAGGCTCGACATTCGATCTGAAAGACCTGCGCTTACCTCAAGGGATGACGATCTACCTCGTCCTCCCTGAATGGCGCTTGGCTGCTCACGCCCGCTGGCTGCGCCTGATGATAACGCTCAGTCTGCAGACCTTGCAGCGCACGCCCGCTTCAGATGAAAGCCTACCGGTCCTGTTTCTGATGGATGAGTTTGCAACGCTGGGAAAGCTCCAGGCGATCGAGCGGGCTGCCTCTTACATCGCCGGGTTCAAGGTGAAGCTGTGGTCAATCCTGCAGGATCTGGGTCAGCTCAAGGACATATACCCCAAACGCTGGGAGACCTTTATCGGCAATGCCGGGATGGTGACAGCCTTCGCCAATACGGACCTTACTACGCTCAAATATCTCTCTGAAAAGCTGGATGACACCGAAGTCTTGCGGGTGCGTGAGTCCGTGAATGTCTCCATCACGACAGCTGACACCCATGCCGGACTGGCAAAGCTTCTGGCAAGCGTTGGCGCTGACAAGTCCGGCAGTATGCCTATGTTCGGGGCAGAGTCGCACCAGACCGGCGGCGGCGCACAGAATTCCTATTCTCCTGAACTGGTCCGCAGCCGCCTGATGCTGCCCGATGAAATTGCCCGGTATTTTGGGCGGCGCAATCATCCGGAGTCGGATTACGCCCTCTGCCTGCCAGCGGGCCTGCGCCCCATGCGGCTTCAAAAACTCCGTTACTTCGCCGATGAGCCGTTTCGCTCTCGTGCCACGCCCCTTGCCTAA